The following are from one region of the Staphylococcus schleiferi genome:
- the yqeH gene encoding ribosome biogenesis GTPase YqeH, with translation MTETLKCIGCGAVLQSTDPQKPGYVPKASMGKEDVICRRCFRLKNYNEVQDVGMDSEDFLELLNSLSNKPGIVVNLVDVFDFEGSFINAIKRIVGNKKIILAANKVDLLPKQINKRRVTEWLRKSAKNYGLYPEDVCLISAHKGFGIDELLQTIEKHRDGQDVYIVGTTNVGKSTLINRLIEQSVGEKDVVTTSKVPGTTLDMIDIPIDDQSDMYDTPGIIQAHQMTHFVTTKELNIIMPKKEIKQRVYQLNELQSLFIGGLARVDYLKGGKRPLVCYFSNELHIHRTKLEKADQLWKTQLGSLLTPPSQPQDFDFELLNTIHLNTGNEKKDIMISGLGFVTVDAGAELDVTVPKNVEVTLRPSIM, from the coding sequence TTGACTGAAACTTTAAAGTGTATCGGTTGTGGTGCAGTCTTACAATCGACTGACCCTCAAAAACCTGGTTACGTCCCAAAAGCAAGCATGGGAAAAGAAGACGTCATTTGTCGACGTTGTTTCCGCTTAAAGAACTACAATGAGGTTCAAGATGTCGGTATGGATAGTGAAGATTTTCTTGAATTATTGAATAGCTTATCGAACAAACCTGGAATTGTAGTTAATTTAGTAGATGTGTTTGATTTTGAAGGTTCGTTTATTAATGCAATTAAAAGAATTGTAGGAAATAAAAAAATTATTTTAGCAGCGAATAAAGTTGATTTATTACCAAAACAAATTAATAAGCGTCGTGTAACGGAGTGGTTACGAAAATCTGCTAAAAATTATGGCTTATATCCTGAAGATGTATGTCTCATTTCTGCGCATAAAGGGTTCGGTATTGATGAACTTCTCCAAACGATTGAAAAGCATCGTGACGGGCAAGACGTGTATATTGTTGGCACAACAAATGTGGGGAAATCGACATTGATTAATCGCTTAATAGAACAAAGCGTAGGAGAAAAAGATGTAGTCACGACATCAAAAGTACCAGGTACAACGCTTGATATGATAGATATCCCAATTGATGATCAAAGTGACATGTATGATACACCAGGTATTATACAGGCACATCAAATGACACATTTTGTAACGACAAAAGAACTCAATATCATTATGCCTAAAAAAGAAATTAAACAGCGCGTTTATCAACTCAATGAATTACAAAGCTTGTTTATTGGGGGACTGGCTCGTGTTGATTATTTAAAAGGAGGAAAACGGCCTCTAGTTTGTTATTTTTCTAACGAGCTTCACATCCACAGAACTAAGCTAGAAAAAGCTGATCAATTATGGAAAACTCAACTTGGTTCATTATTAACACCACCGTCCCAACCTCAAGACTTTGATTTTGAACTACTCAATACGATTCATTTGAATACAGGAAATGAGAAAAAAGACATCATGATTTCTGGTTTAGGCTTCGTTACCGTTGACGCTGGTGCAGAGTTAGATGTGACGGTTCCTAAAAATGTTGAAGTGACATTAAGACCTTCCATTATGTAA
- a CDS encoding 5'-methylthioadenosine/adenosylhomocysteine nucleosidase → MIGIIGAMEEEIEILKSQMVALEEIKIAHTVFYKGLLNDKEIILTQSGIGKVNVAISTALLINEFKPSYIINTGSAGALQPGLSLGDVVISSEVAYHDADARAFGYEIGQIPGMPATYKADQELFKKVDKVLKSLSQNGKEGLIVSGDSFIGTNAQRQTILASFPHALAAEMEAAAIAQTCFQFNTPFIITRAISDLADEEAGMTFEAFLKVASQSSSKMVSELVKEL, encoded by the coding sequence ATGATTGGCATTATTGGTGCTATGGAAGAAGAAATAGAAATTTTAAAATCTCAGATGGTGGCGTTAGAAGAGATTAAAATCGCACATACGGTTTTCTATAAAGGCTTATTAAATGACAAAGAGATTATTTTAACACAAAGCGGAATTGGTAAAGTCAATGTTGCTATCTCAACGGCATTATTAATCAACGAATTTAAACCATCGTATATTATAAATACTGGATCAGCAGGTGCACTTCAACCTGGCTTGTCATTAGGGGATGTCGTCATTAGTTCAGAAGTGGCATATCATGATGCTGATGCTCGCGCTTTTGGATATGAAATAGGGCAAATACCTGGCATGCCAGCAACGTACAAAGCGGATCAAGAATTATTTAAAAAAGTAGATAAAGTTTTAAAATCTTTAAGCCAAAATGGTAAAGAAGGCCTTATTGTATCGGGAGATAGCTTTATTGGTACCAACGCGCAACGTCAAACAATTTTAGCTTCATTCCCACATGCTTTAGCAGCTGAAATGGAAGCTGCAGCCATTGCTCAAACTTGTTTCCAATTTAATACGCCATTTATTATCACACGCGCAATATCTGATTTAGCAGATGAAGAAGCCGGAATGACTTTTGAAGCATTTTTAAAAGTAGCCTCACAGTCTTCAAGTAAAATGGTTAGTGAATTAGTCAAAGAATTATAA
- the aroE gene encoding shikimate dehydrogenase, giving the protein MKFAVIGHPIDHSLSPIMHQTNFKSLNLNDQYEALNIPEQDFHHIKDIISERDLDGFNVTIPHKERIIPFLDSLTEEAQAIGAVNTVRIINNQWIGHNTDGLGFVKGLQSKYGDLSDAQILILGAGGASKGIAYALKKVCKHPITVANRTMARFDSWKFNVLKYSLDEVHPLLETFDIIINTTPVGMNQSTDSIITFQKLKPSALVCDIVYNPLQTSFLKQAAQKGYTIYNGLDMFVFQGAESFKIWTGLDSNISEMRQSVLNKLNETN; this is encoded by the coding sequence ATGAAATTTGCAGTTATCGGGCATCCAATCGATCATTCTTTATCACCCATCATGCATCAGACAAATTTTAAAAGTTTAAATTTAAACGATCAATATGAAGCACTAAATATTCCAGAACAGGATTTTCATCATATTAAAGATATCATTTCCGAAAGAGATTTAGATGGTTTTAATGTCACTATTCCTCATAAAGAGCGTATCATCCCTTTTTTAGATTCACTTACTGAAGAGGCGCAAGCAATTGGTGCGGTGAACACTGTTCGAATTATCAATAATCAGTGGATTGGACACAATACTGATGGCCTCGGCTTTGTTAAAGGATTGCAATCAAAATATGGAGATTTAAGTGACGCACAAATCCTTATCTTAGGTGCAGGAGGGGCAAGCAAGGGAATCGCTTATGCATTAAAAAAAGTATGCAAACATCCAATTACAGTTGCTAATAGGACAATGGCACGCTTTGACAGTTGGAAATTTAATGTGCTTAAGTATAGTTTAGATGAGGTTCATCCTCTATTAGAGACGTTTGATATTATTATCAATACAACGCCAGTAGGCATGAATCAATCTACTGATAGTATCATTACTTTTCAAAAGTTAAAGCCTAGCGCACTTGTATGCGACATCGTTTATAACCCTTTGCAAACATCATTTTTAAAACAAGCTGCTCAAAAAGGGTATACGATATATAATGGTTTGGATATGTTTGTTTTTCAAGGCGCAGAAAGCTTTAAAATTTGGACAGGCCTAGATAGTAATATTTCAGAAATGAGACAATCTGTACTAAACAAATTAAATGAAACGAATTAA
- the yhbY gene encoding ribosome assembly RNA-binding protein YhbY produces the protein MALTGKQKRFLRSQAHHVDPTFQIGKSGINENMIIQIKDILEKRELIKIHILQNNLEDKATLAETIANETQSELVQLIGSMIVLYKESKENKTIELP, from the coding sequence ATGGCGTTAACAGGAAAACAAAAGAGATTTTTAAGGAGTCAAGCACATCATGTTGATCCTACATTTCAAATTGGAAAATCAGGTATAAATGAAAATATGATTATTCAAATTAAAGATATTCTTGAAAAACGAGAATTAATTAAAATTCATATTTTACAAAATAATTTAGAAGATAAGGCCACACTTGCAGAAACGATAGCAAATGAAACTCAAAGTGAATTGGTTCAACTGATTGGATCTATGATTGTTCTTTATAAGGAATCTAAAGAAAATAAAACGATTGAACTCCCTTAA
- a CDS encoding YqeG family HAD IIIA-type phosphatase: MGIIKRLFLPNQYVKSIHEIDFDQLHALNIKGVITDLDNTLVGWDEADPTPKVQEWFKGLEDRNMKVTIVSNNNEKRVKSFCQNLNVDYIFKAKKPRGKSLRRATHQMGLEKDAVVVIGDQMLTDVFGGNRSGLYTIMVVPVKNSDGFITKFNRLLERRLLNHFKRKGYIKWEES; this comes from the coding sequence ATGGGTATTATCAAGCGATTATTTTTGCCTAACCAATATGTCAAATCAATTCATGAAATCGACTTTGACCAATTACACGCATTAAATATTAAAGGTGTCATTACAGATTTAGATAATACATTAGTAGGTTGGGATGAAGCAGATCCCACACCTAAAGTTCAGGAATGGTTTAAAGGCCTTGAAGATAGAAATATGAAAGTAACAATTGTTTCTAATAATAATGAAAAAAGAGTGAAATCTTTTTGCCAAAACTTAAATGTAGATTATATTTTTAAAGCTAAAAAGCCACGTGGAAAATCTCTAAGACGTGCAACACATCAAATGGGATTAGAGAAAGATGCGGTTGTTGTCATTGGAGATCAAATGTTAACAGATGTATTTGGTGGGAATCGCAGTGGTTTGTATACAATTATGGTTGTCCCAGTTAAAAATTCAGATGGATTTATCACTAAGTTTAACCGGCTATTAGAGAGACGCTTATTAAATCATTTCAAGCGAAAAGGTTATATTAAATGGGAGGAATCTTAA
- the nadD gene encoding nicotinate (nicotinamide) nucleotide adenylyltransferase, with protein MKKIVIYGGQFNPIHSGHEMVASEVNDQIRPDAFYFIPSYMSPLKTPSGLIDVKHRIKMVELVIQNLGFGTLRLDEIHRKGQSYTYDTLVAIKNEAPDAQLYFVIGTDQYEQLDKWYKIEELKKIVTFIVVNRGYPIQSQSESIQPINIPNIEISSTEIRERCQQNRTIHMWVPLNVEQYIFKEGLYGSSVCN; from the coding sequence ATGAAAAAAATCGTTATTTATGGGGGACAGTTTAATCCAATTCACAGTGGTCACGAGATGGTTGCGAGTGAGGTAAATGACCAGATTAGACCGGATGCGTTCTATTTTATACCGAGTTACATGTCTCCTTTAAAGACACCGAGCGGTTTAATTGATGTCAAACATCGTATAAAAATGGTCGAACTTGTCATTCAAAATCTGGGATTTGGCACACTTCGTTTAGACGAAATACATCGTAAAGGACAAAGTTATACTTACGATACATTAGTCGCAATTAAAAATGAAGCGCCAGACGCGCAACTCTATTTTGTTATTGGCACTGACCAATATGAACAATTAGACAAGTGGTATAAAATTGAGGAATTAAAGAAAATCGTTACTTTTATTGTTGTTAATAGAGGCTATCCAATCCAATCACAGTCAGAATCTATTCAACCGATTAATATTCCTAATATCGAAATCAGCTCAACTGAAATTCGTGAACGTTGTCAACAAAACAGAACGATTCATATGTGGGTACCGTTAAATGTCGAACAGTATATTTTCAAGGAGGGGTTATATGGATCAAGCGTTTGCAATTGA
- a CDS encoding NRAMP family divalent metal transporter, which produces MKKNPNQIENNESFQFTKTHKRLLLGSVFLMATSAIGPAFLTQTAVFTQQFMASFAFAILLSIIIDIGAQINIWRILVVTGYRGQEIANEVIKGLGTFISILIAIGGLAFNIGNIAGAGLGLNAIFGLDVRVGSAITAAIAILVFISKNGQKIMDVVTMILGVVMIATVAYVMVQSHPPYLDAAKHMILPENPSSLVLPIITLVGGTVGGYITFAGAHRILDAGIKGQNYLPFVNRSAITGILTTGVMRALLFLAVLGVVVTGVTLNPDNPPASVFEHAVGPIGKNIFGVVLFAAAMSSVIGSAYTSTTFIKTLHHKIKTYDNYVVVAFIVISTLIFLFIGKPVKLLIIAGALNGLILPIVLGTILIASKNKRIVGDYKHPTWMLIFGIVAVVVTIFTGFFSLQGLAALWNQ; this is translated from the coding sequence ATGAAAAAAAATCCAAATCAAATTGAGAATAATGAAAGTTTTCAATTCACAAAAACACATAAGAGGCTATTGTTAGGCTCTGTATTTTTAATGGCTACTTCTGCAATTGGACCAGCCTTTTTAACGCAAACTGCTGTATTTACACAACAATTTATGGCTAGTTTCGCTTTTGCAATATTGCTCTCTATCATTATAGACATTGGTGCACAAATTAATATTTGGCGTATCCTTGTTGTGACTGGTTATCGTGGCCAAGAAATTGCGAATGAAGTGATTAAGGGATTAGGAACTTTCATCTCAATTTTAATTGCTATAGGGGGATTAGCATTTAACATTGGAAACATTGCTGGTGCTGGATTAGGACTTAATGCTATTTTTGGACTCGATGTTAGAGTAGGCTCAGCGATTACAGCTGCTATCGCTATATTAGTGTTCATCTCTAAAAATGGTCAAAAGATTATGGACGTTGTGACAATGATATTAGGTGTCGTGATGATTGCAACTGTTGCATATGTCATGGTGCAGTCTCATCCGCCTTATCTTGATGCAGCAAAACATATGATTTTACCAGAAAATCCTTCATCACTGGTATTACCTATCATTACTTTGGTCGGGGGCACTGTTGGGGGTTACATTACATTTGCTGGTGCACATCGAATATTAGATGCAGGTATTAAAGGACAAAATTATTTACCTTTTGTGAACCGTTCAGCAATAACAGGTATTCTCACAACGGGTGTAATGAGAGCACTCTTGTTTTTAGCTGTCTTAGGTGTCGTTGTTACTGGTGTGACATTGAATCCAGATAATCCACCAGCTTCAGTTTTTGAACATGCAGTAGGACCGATTGGAAAAAATATTTTCGGTGTTGTTCTCTTTGCTGCTGCAATGTCATCTGTTATTGGATCTGCATATACAAGTACAACTTTCATAAAAACATTACATCATAAAATTAAAACTTATGATAACTATGTTGTTGTAGCCTTCATAGTTATTTCTACTCTAATATTCTTGTTTATTGGTAAACCTGTAAAATTACTGATTATTGCAGGTGCGCTCAATGGATTAATTCTTCCTATCGTATTGGGAACAATTTTGATTGCTTCAAAAAATAAACGAATCGTAGGTGACTACAAGCACCCAACTTGGATGCTTATATTTGGAATTGTAGCAGTTGTCGTTACAATTTTTACAGGATTTTTCTCTTTACAAGGTTTAGCAGCTTTATGGAATCAATAA